The following proteins come from a genomic window of bacterium:
- a CDS encoding DUF1634 domain-containing protein — MKTRPDLQDLSGDSGLRPMVSAVLRYGVLLAAVVIVIGLVLSVIQVGFKTFVSMPRVRVPEVSTDLTSLRAVFRELLPPIPEGLMDAGVLLLIATPVLTVGASTIMFAVERDWLYVAISGFVFVVLILGFVLGGRGALGGS, encoded by the coding sequence ATGAAAACCCGTCCCGACCTGCAGGATCTGTCCGGCGATTCGGGGCTCCGCCCGATGGTGAGCGCGGTCCTGCGCTACGGGGTGCTCCTCGCCGCGGTGGTCATCGTCATCGGTCTCGTCCTCTCCGTGATCCAGGTCGGGTTCAAGACGTTCGTCTCGATGCCCCGCGTCCGCGTCCCCGAGGTCAGCACCGACCTGACCTCCCTGCGGGCGGTCTTTCGCGAGCTGCTGCCCCCCATCCCGGAAGGGCTCATGGACGCGGGGGTCCTGCTGTTGATCGCCACGCCGGTCTTGACGGTGGGCGCCTCCACCATCATGTTTGCGGTCGAGCGGGACTGGCTGTACGTGGCGATCTCGGGGTTCGTGTTCGTCGTGCTGATCCTCGGATTCGTGCTGGGAGGTCGGGGCGCGCTCGGCGGAAGCTAG